GACTGTTGCATTCTGTGGCGATAGTCTTCTAAACAGCCTGGCGCTGAACTCGTTCTACAGCGTGACGTACGCGATCTACTGCATCAAGAACGAGCGATCCACCGCTGAGCTCTACGGTGCCTTGCCAGAGCAGGAAGTGCACACCAGGGTCTTGAAGTCGGCAGGCCTCGCAGACGGGGCCCCTGATTGTGGAGTGCCTGAATTGCCGAGTCTGCATCGCCAGACTGCCGCAGTGCCGCACGCCAGGCCGCTCAATATTGTGCTCATTGTCGAAGAAAGTCTGGGCGCCCAGTTCGTGGGAAATCTGGGCGGGCAGAATCTGACGCCGGAGCTCGACAAACTGGCCGAACAAGGCTGGAATTTCAAGCGCGCCTACGCGACAGGCACTCGATCGGTCAGGGGACTGGAGGCGGTCGTTAGTGGTTTTCCGCCGGCGGTGTCGGACGCGGTGCTCAGGCTGTCAGGAGCGCAGCAGAACTTCTTCACGCTCGCACAAGGTCTCAAGCCACTTAACTACCGATCTCACTTTGTGTACGGAGGCGAGGCCCATTTTGACAACATGAAGGGATTCTTCATGGGCAACGGGTTCGATGTACTGCACGAACGCGAGGATTTTGTGGATCCGGCATTTGTCGGTACGTGGGGCGCCAGTGACGAGGACATGTTTGCCAAGGTGCATGACATCCTTTCTGAAGCAAAGGATGAACCGACCCTTTGCCTGGCGTTCTCGGTGACCAACCACACGCCATGGGAGTATCCTGCCGGGCGCATCACGCCCGAAGGCAATCCTGCGAGTGCGAGCAATTCAGTGCGGTACGCAGACTGGGCGATTGGCCAGTTCTTCAACAAAGCCAGACAGTCCGACTACTGGGACAACACAGTTTTCCTGATCGTGGCCGATCACGATGCCAGGGTGGCAGGTGCAGATTCGATTCCGCTACGGCATTTTCATATTCCTGCGCTGATTCTGGGCGGTACGGTCAAGCCTCGTCAGGACAGTCGGATCGCCAGCCAGATCGATCTGCCGGTGACCATGTTGTCGCTGGCCGGCGCAACGATCGATCACCCGATGATTGGTCAGGACATGATGCGCTCGGGCACTGTCGATCGCGCGATGATGCAGTACGGAGACAATTTCGGTTATCTGTATAAAGACATGCTCACGGTTCTTGAGCCTGGTAAAAAATATCGCCAGTTCCGCTACCAGGCTCCGGATCAGTATCAGTCGGTCGATCTGGATCCGGAACAACTCGCTCAGGCCAGAGCGCATGCCTTGTGGCCAGATATCATGTACACACAGCGTCGCTACACCTTGCTCAGAAAAATGTTTCAGCCTGAGTGAGTCAGGCTGGGTTGCATGTCAACCCGTTTCAGACTCAGTCTGCCTTGAGTAGTCCATCTCCACTGCGCCTGTCCTCTTCAACCAGGCTGAAGTAGCGCTCGGGCAGGTAGGGAAGGCGTGGGTCTCCAAGGCAGAGTTCGACACTGGCAACGTGTGCGACACGGGTATGCCCTTGCAGTGAGGGCGCTTGCTGATCCAGATGTTGTTCGGAGAGTCGCGCGAACGTTGATGGTTCGCTGTCAGGTTGCACGGCGGTCTGCTCGGCGACCTGATCTGATTGGGACTGGTCGTCCCCGGGTGGCCACGCGATGTCCCGGGGCGCGAACGCCTGCATCGTGAAGTGCAGGTCATCTGCCTGAACCGGTTCGCCATCGATGCTGTACCTGGGATCCTCAATGAGCAATTCCATCATGGGCTGACCAATCGAAGCAAGTAGTGTGATGTCTAGCAGTTTTCCTTCAATCTTCACCAGCTTGTCGGTGTCATTACCACGCCAGGCATTGACTGTCTGGGTGACTTCCAGGATCAGGCCGCGCATCGCTTCTGGTGTGGCGTTTTTACCGAGCTGATATCCCAGCATCTCGTTGAGCCAGCGAAATGCCGGTTCGCGGGAGCCTTGAATGATCTCCTCTAAAAGCTTCTCGACATGAGGGCTCAGCGCTCGTACGTGTTCTGCGACATTGGGTAGCACCAACGCAGCCTCCCGTCCAAGTCCGATCTTGTCGGTACGGCTTTGCAGTTTCAACAGCCTTTCGAGGGTCTTGGCGAGACTCTTGAGGATACGTTCGTTCTTGGTCATGCTATTTCCTGTTTATGGAACGTGCAGAGCTAAGAGTAAAAGAGAGCGGAGACTGCGACAAGTTTCCGGTGGCATATTTACCCCTGCGACGTACAACTCTCGCGGTGTTTTTCTGCGCCGGCACGTTCTGGCAAGTGCGGGCATGTGAGGGTGCGTGACGGTATGGAGTGAGTCTCTGTTCACGGCTTGCGCCAGGCGGGTCCACAGGTCGATGCCCACATTCCCACACCAATGGTGAGCATGCCCAGACTGACCGCTGTGAAGATGCCCGTCAACCCAAATCCTGCGGCAAGGCTCAGGCTGCCAAGACTTGTGACGATCAGAAACCTCAGCACACCGATCGCAACAGGGATTCGCATGAAACCGGTTCCCTGTGAAGCGAAGTAGAGCACCTGTCCAGCTACAAACACACCAAACAGCGGACCAACGATGCGCAGATAGGATGCCCCGTATTCAGACACAGATGGATCCTGGGTGAACGCACCAAGCCATAGTTGCGGCCAGATCGCCAGCACAATCCCGATCGGGGCAATGATCGCAAGCGCCACGAGTGATCCAAAACGCGCCAGATGCCGGGCTCTCGGGTGCTGGCCAGCACCGATGTTGATGCCCACCGCCGTGGTGAGTGCTCCGCCGATACCAAACGCAATGGGGACCAGCATGAGTTCAAGCCGGCTTCCCAGACCATACCCGCCCAGGGCTTGATCACCGAACTGACCGATCAATCCAGTCACGACCACGATGGACATGACAATGGTCAGACTGTTGATCATGCCAAGTCCGCCCACTCGCATGATGGCCCGAATCGCGCTCCAGTCAAAGCGATGTGGTGCGATCCGGATGGGCAGATGCCCGCCTCGGGCATGCAACAGCAGTGCCAGCCCGGCCAGCCCCTGGCACAGCACGATGGCAACCGCTGGTCCCAGTACGCCGATGCCATCAAAGCTTGTTCCCGCGATGCCTAACGTCAGACATCCGGACAGAATGGCCTGGGCGACGGTGGATACCAGCAGGACGCGGGCAGGTGTACGCATGTCGGCGCAGCCACGACAGATCGCGAACATGGAAAAGAATAGCCAGGATGCAGTTGACGCACCAAAGGCGATGGCGGCATAGGTGACTGCCCCGTCAAGTGAGGGACCGGTGGCCCCCATCAGCATGAAGATGGGTCTGGCAAAGAGGACGAACACCAGCATAAAGACCAGTGACAGCGTGCCGGCGATCAGCAAGGCATGCCAGGCCAGCACGCTTGCACGTGGGGCGTCGCCAGCGCCAAGCGAGCGCGAGATGGCCGATGCGATCCCACCGCCGACCGCGCCATTGCCAAACATCTGCATCAGGCTCTGAAACGGAAACACCAGCGCCAGACTGGCCAGGGCCGCACCACCAAGTCGTCCTACAAACCAGGCATCCGCAATGGTAACGAGCGTGATAAGCAGGTTGGAAAGCACGTTGGGCAAGGATAAACGCCACAGAAGCGTTCCCGGTCTGGCCTGCAGTGCGAGTTCGACGTTGGACGCACGCGCACTCATGCCATGCCTTGCAGTAAAGCCGGGCTCGGCGCTGGCCAGTGTGCTGCGTGCAGTCTGCAAGCGTGGCACGCCAGACTGATTGGTTCTGGATAATGTGACATCAGTGACCTTCGAACGCAGTGATAGTGAACGTTTCAAGGCCAAGCGCCTGGAGCCTGGCCATGCCGCCGAGATCTGGAAGGTCAATTGCGAAGGCGCACTCCACAACCTGCGCCTGCAGCGTTTGCAGCAAGGCAACCGAGGCCAGTGCGGTTCCACCCGTTGCAACGAGATCGTCGATCAGCAGGACTCGGTCACCCGGCAATATCGCATCGGTATGAATCTCGACCCGATCGGTACCATATTCGAGTTCATAGTCCTGGCCCACTGTCTGTGCGGGCAGTTTGCCAGGCTTTCGGATGGGAACAAAGCCTGCACCGATTTCGTAGGCAACCGGCGCGCCCAGAATGAAGCCTCTGGATTCGATGCCAACCACCTTGTCGATCTGCATGTAGCGATAGCGTCCCACGAACTCACGGATCAGGAGCTGGAATCCGACCGGATCCTTGAGCAAGGTGGTGATGTCCCGAAACATGATTCCGGGTCGGGGATAGTGCTCAATGGTCCTGACACGGCTTTTGATTGGCATGATTGCCTCCGGAACATGGGTGATGGTTCATTTTAGGTTCCGGCGAACTCGATAGTGCAAGCGTGATGATAGAGGGCGCCAGACAGCCTCGATCTTTAGGTCCGGAAACATGTCAATGCTATACAAGGGCTCGCAGGTCGATAGAATGTGCAAATCAAGAGTATCTGAACCAGGACTGGATCGTGTTGACTTCCTGACTCAGGCACCACCTTCCCTGACGCTTTTGCCAGTACCTCGACGCCATGACTGAACGCGCCAGTGCGCAATCTGCGCCTACTCCGGTTGATTTGATCGATTCCCGTTATGCATTCTGGCGTTTGATGGTGGCCCTTGGTGCCATGATCATGGGCGGCAGTTGCATGTTTGTTGTGGCCGTGGTGCTGCCATCTGTGCAGGCCGAGTTCGGGGTTTCGCGCTCGGATGCGTCGCTTCCATACACGTTGCTGATGATCGGGTTCGGTGTGGGCGGGATCTATATGGGCAAGCTCGTGGACCGCTGGGGCGTGCGTAGTTCTCTACTGGTTGGTTCTGTCGGGATGCTGA
This sequence is a window from Orrella marina. Protein-coding genes within it:
- a CDS encoding LTA synthase family protein gives rise to the protein MYQQILLYCVCAYVSLTISRLAHCAWQRDRVRAVNGLGRILFGGLRVDTTTIGFAVVVPLLLAPWLNHLVWAQTLTGIWLGVFWFLLLLPEMSTPQFVLEYDVRPNRLYVDYLKHPREVSGMLWKGYKLPVALALLLLGLLWWTGWSLFRGPVPDATVFWWPVAFVLGLLGGAVSFLAIRGTLRHRPLNPSTVAFCGDSLLNSLALNSFYSVTYAIYCIKNERSTAELYGALPEQEVHTRVLKSAGLADGAPDCGVPELPSLHRQTAAVPHARPLNIVLIVEESLGAQFVGNLGGQNLTPELDKLAEQGWNFKRAYATGTRSVRGLEAVVSGFPPAVSDAVLRLSGAQQNFFTLAQGLKPLNYRSHFVYGGEAHFDNMKGFFMGNGFDVLHEREDFVDPAFVGTWGASDEDMFAKVHDILSEAKDEPTLCLAFSVTNHTPWEYPAGRITPEGNPASASNSVRYADWAIGQFFNKARQSDYWDNTVFLIVADHDARVAGADSIPLRHFHIPALILGGTVKPRQDSRIASQIDLPVTMLSLAGATIDHPMIGQDMMRSGTVDRAMMQYGDNFGYLYKDMLTVLEPGKKYRQFRYQAPDQYQSVDLDPEQLAQARAHALWPDIMYTQRRYTLLRKMFQPE
- a CDS encoding MATE family efflux transporter — its product is MKRSLSLRSKVTDVTLSRTNQSGVPRLQTARSTLASAEPGFTARHGMSARASNVELALQARPGTLLWRLSLPNVLSNLLITLVTIADAWFVGRLGGAALASLALVFPFQSLMQMFGNGAVGGGIASAISRSLGAGDAPRASVLAWHALLIAGTLSLVFMLVFVLFARPIFMLMGATGPSLDGAVTYAAIAFGASTASWLFFSMFAICRGCADMRTPARVLLVSTVAQAILSGCLTLGIAGTSFDGIGVLGPAVAIVLCQGLAGLALLLHARGGHLPIRIAPHRFDWSAIRAIMRVGGLGMINSLTIVMSIVVVTGLIGQFGDQALGGYGLGSRLELMLVPIAFGIGGALTTAVGINIGAGQHPRARHLARFGSLVALAIIAPIGIVLAIWPQLWLGAFTQDPSVSEYGASYLRIVGPLFGVFVAGQVLYFASQGTGFMRIPVAIGVLRFLIVTSLGSLSLAAGFGLTGIFTAVSLGMLTIGVGMWASTCGPAWRKP
- a CDS encoding adenine phosphoribosyltransferase, which produces MPIKSRVRTIEHYPRPGIMFRDITTLLKDPVGFQLLIREFVGRYRYMQIDKVVGIESRGFILGAPVAYEIGAGFVPIRKPGKLPAQTVGQDYELEYGTDRVEIHTDAILPGDRVLLIDDLVATGGTALASVALLQTLQAQVVECAFAIDLPDLGGMARLQALGLETFTITAFEGH